In the Prosthecomicrobium sp. N25 genome, one interval contains:
- the hisN gene encoding histidinol-phosphatase: MSAENSLANFLDVLADAAGRAILPHFRTAMAVEDKTAAGSGKAYDPVTIADRAAEAAMRALIGLHHPSHGILGEEFGPERTDAEHVWVLDPIDGTRAFISGLPVWGTLIGLTRDGVPNLGMMYQPFTGERFAGDGRRAWYRGPDGTRTLRARPCAELSDAVLFTTTPALFKGAAREAYDRVESRVRLARYGCDCYAYCMVAAGHVDVVVETGLQAYDIVPLIPVIEGAGGIVTDWAGNPAPQGGSVVASGDRRLHAQVLALLAGG; the protein is encoded by the coding sequence ATGTCCGCTGAGAACAGCCTGGCTAACTTCCTGGACGTGCTGGCGGATGCGGCGGGGCGGGCCATCCTTCCCCATTTCCGCACCGCGATGGCGGTCGAGGACAAGACCGCCGCCGGCTCCGGCAAGGCCTACGACCCGGTCACGATCGCCGACCGTGCCGCCGAGGCGGCCATGCGGGCTCTGATCGGGCTGCACCACCCGTCCCACGGCATCCTCGGCGAGGAATTCGGGCCGGAGCGGACCGACGCGGAGCACGTCTGGGTGCTCGATCCGATCGACGGAACGCGCGCCTTCATCTCCGGCCTGCCGGTCTGGGGGACGCTGATCGGCCTGACCCGCGACGGGGTCCCGAACCTCGGCATGATGTACCAGCCCTTCACGGGCGAGCGTTTCGCAGGCGACGGGCGCCGGGCCTGGTACCGGGGGCCGGACGGCACGCGCACGCTCCGGGCGCGCCCCTGCGCGGAGCTCTCCGACGCGGTGCTCTTCACGACGACGCCGGCCCTCTTCAAGGGGGCGGCGCGGGAGGCCTACGACCGGGTCGAATCGCGCGTGCGGCTCGCCCGCTACGGCTGCGACTGCTACGCCTACTGCATGGTGGCGGCCGGTCACGTGGACGTGGTGGTGGAGACCGGGCTGCAGGCCTACGACATCGTGCCGCTGATCCCGGTCATCGAGGGCGCCGGCGGCATCGTGACGGACTGGGCCGGCAACCCCGCGCCGCAGGGCGGCAGCGTGGTGGCGTCCGGGGACCGGCGGCTCCACGCCCAGGTGCTCGCGCTGCTCGCCGGCGGCTGA
- a CDS encoding alpha/beta hydrolase — protein MTLVDFEDNPIPPDVSAGHFDTPAESRLRYAVWRPESSLQKGTVCILQGRAEFLEKYFETARDLVVRGFAVAMFDWRGQGGSLRQRKARHKGHVDDFAEYVADLDAFMTQVVLPNCPPPFYGLAHSTGATVLLLASPSLRNRFRRNVCLAPLLGFGDTGWPQEVVAPLSRVLAAVGLKRSLIPGASRHRLYDRPFEENRLTSDPRRYRRNIGIAKAHPELTVDAPTIGWVRAAVDAMGELDDVDYVEKIRIPTLLVAAGADRIVSNVAIERLARTLKASHLVVIPGARHELLQESDVYREQALAAFDAFVPGS, from the coding sequence ATGACGCTCGTCGACTTCGAGGACAACCCGATTCCGCCGGACGTCTCCGCGGGTCACTTCGACACGCCCGCGGAGAGCCGGCTGCGCTACGCCGTCTGGCGCCCGGAGAGCTCGCTGCAGAAGGGCACCGTCTGCATCCTGCAGGGCCGCGCCGAGTTCCTGGAGAAGTATTTCGAGACGGCCCGCGACCTCGTCGTGCGCGGCTTCGCGGTCGCCATGTTCGACTGGCGCGGCCAGGGCGGCTCGCTGCGCCAGCGCAAGGCGCGCCACAAGGGCCACGTCGACGACTTCGCCGAATACGTCGCCGATCTCGACGCCTTCATGACGCAGGTCGTGCTGCCGAACTGCCCGCCGCCCTTCTACGGCCTCGCCCACTCGACGGGCGCCACCGTGCTGCTGCTCGCCTCCCCGTCCTTGCGCAACCGCTTCCGCCGCAACGTCTGCCTCGCGCCCCTTCTGGGCTTCGGCGACACCGGCTGGCCGCAGGAGGTGGTCGCGCCGCTGTCGCGGGTGCTCGCCGCCGTCGGGCTCAAGCGCAGCCTCATCCCCGGCGCCTCCCGGCACCGCCTGTACGATCGCCCCTTCGAGGAAAACAGGCTGACCTCCGACCCCCGCCGATACCGGCGCAACATCGGCATCGCGAAGGCCCATCCGGAGCTCACCGTCGACGCGCCGACGATCGGCTGGGTGCGCGCCGCCGTGGACGCCATGGGGGAGCTCGACGACGTCGACTACGTGGAGAAGATCCGCATCCCGACGCTCCTGGTCGCCGCCGGTGCCGACCGCATCGTCTCCAACGTCGCCATCGAGCGCCTCGCCCGGACCCTGAAGGCGAGCCACCTCGTCGTCATTCCGGGGGCCCGCCACGAACTCCTGCAGGAATCCGACGTCTACCGGGAGCAGGCGCTCGCCGCCTTCGACGCGTTCGTGCCGGGCAGCTGA
- a CDS encoding Hsp20 family protein → MRIDFAPLYRSTVGFDRLFSLIDSLGNEAASQPTYPPYNIERTGETSYRISMAVAGFGEKDISIEAKENTLTVKGDKKDEGNDREVLYRGIASRAFERRFQLADYVVVKAASLENGLLHIDLVRELPEAMKPRQIPISTAANASAKQIEAQAA, encoded by the coding sequence ATGCGTATCGACTTCGCTCCGCTCTATCGTTCGACCGTCGGCTTCGACCGCCTGTTCTCGCTGATCGATTCGCTCGGCAACGAGGCCGCGAGCCAGCCGACCTACCCGCCCTACAACATCGAGCGCACCGGCGAGACCTCGTACCGGATCTCGATGGCCGTCGCCGGCTTCGGCGAGAAGGACATCTCGATCGAGGCCAAGGAGAACACCCTGACGGTGAAGGGCGACAAGAAGGACGAGGGCAACGACCGCGAGGTCCTCTACCGCGGCATCGCCTCGCGCGCCTTCGAGCGTCGCTTCCAGCTCGCCGACTACGTGGTGGTGAAGGCCGCGAGCCTCGAGAACGGGCTCCTGCACATCGACCTCGTGCGCGAGCTTCCCGAGGCCATGAAGCCGCGCCAGATCCCGATCTCCACCGCCGCCAACGCGTCGGCGAAGCAGATCGAGGCGCAGGCCGCCTGA
- a CDS encoding TRAP transporter small permease subunit has product MTIERLLHAIDGISTFVGKAAAWLIVGLMLLVCAEVFKRYILNAPTAWIFDASNMFYGTLFMLAGAYALAQNAHVRGDFLYSSMRPRTQATLDLILYVVFFVPGIAALVYAGTHYAADSWRIAEHSNVTADGPPVYHFKTVIPIAGALVLLQGFAEIIRCIVCLRTGEWPSRLSDVNEIDVVEEQLAGSQYVDEETRKFAIEKAHDIDESARQRGRGEHIT; this is encoded by the coding sequence ATGACCATCGAGCGATTGCTGCACGCCATCGACGGCATCAGCACCTTCGTCGGCAAGGCTGCGGCCTGGCTGATCGTGGGACTGATGCTCCTCGTCTGCGCGGAGGTCTTCAAGCGCTACATCCTCAACGCGCCCACGGCCTGGATCTTCGACGCCTCCAACATGTTCTACGGCACGCTGTTCATGCTGGCCGGCGCCTACGCGCTCGCCCAGAACGCGCACGTGCGGGGGGACTTCCTGTACAGCTCGATGCGCCCGCGCACGCAGGCGACGCTCGACCTGATCCTCTACGTCGTCTTCTTCGTCCCCGGCATCGCGGCTCTGGTCTATGCCGGCACGCACTACGCCGCCGACAGCTGGCGCATCGCCGAGCACTCGAACGTCACCGCCGACGGCCCGCCGGTCTACCACTTCAAGACCGTCATCCCGATCGCCGGCGCCCTGGTCCTGCTCCAGGGCTTCGCCGAGATCATCCGCTGCATCGTCTGCCTGAGGACCGGCGAGTGGCCCTCGCGGCTCAGCGACGTCAACGAGATCGACGTGGTCGAGGAGCAGCTCGCCGGCAGCCAGTACGTGGACGAGGAGACGCGCAAGTTCGCCATCGAGAAGGCCCACGACATCGACGAATCGGCGCGCCAGCGCGGGCGTGGAGAACACATCACATGA
- a CDS encoding TRAP transporter large permease, producing the protein MSDPALGLLMLVLIVVVIMLGFPTAFTLMGLGIFFGFIAYFKSGQAFADNLVFDLMVQRTYGAMTNDVLISIPLFVLMGYVMERGALVDKMFYSIQLAFRNVPASLAVATLVVCTFWGIASGLVGAVVVLMGVIAFNPMLRAGYDVRLASGVITAGGTLGILIPPSVMIIVFAAVAGQSVVKLYAAAMFPGFFLSLLYLAYIIGWALLNPSVAPKLTEEQTRVPVPDWVRSFQRLYSPNMAAGLARAAASPGLAGKVEIDGRPMGYRAILANLFYALVPFIMTAATFALIWWYVVIHQQKRALAVPSGLEELGGGLQELGDPAAAEPAAAAGPPTAFYIWFGVLALAAAVMMIRYYRRMDAERFEVVKLLTTSIAPLGTLTVVVLVVILFGITTATESAAVGAAGAFLLAWQARTLDWKRTKEAVFLTAKTTAMVCWLFVGSALFSGVFAILGGQALIEKWVLAFDLSPLQFMILSQAIIFVLGWPLEWTEIIVIFVPIFLPLLKHFQIDPILWGVLVFVNLQAAFLSPPVAMSAFYLKGVAPAHVTINQIFAGMMPYMLIVILCMVIMYLWPGLTLWLPEFLYGN; encoded by the coding sequence ATGAGCGATCCCGCCCTCGGCCTCCTGATGCTGGTCCTGATCGTCGTCGTGATCATGCTGGGCTTCCCGACGGCCTTCACGCTGATGGGCCTCGGCATCTTCTTCGGCTTCATCGCCTACTTCAAGTCGGGCCAGGCCTTCGCCGACAACCTGGTCTTCGACCTCATGGTCCAGCGCACCTACGGGGCCATGACCAACGACGTGCTGATCTCCATCCCGCTCTTCGTGCTGATGGGCTACGTGATGGAGCGCGGCGCGCTGGTCGACAAGATGTTCTACTCGATCCAGCTCGCCTTCCGGAACGTGCCGGCCTCCCTGGCGGTCGCCACCCTGGTGGTCTGCACCTTCTGGGGCATCGCCTCCGGCCTCGTCGGCGCGGTCGTGGTGCTGATGGGCGTCATCGCCTTCAACCCGATGCTCCGCGCCGGCTACGACGTGCGCCTCGCCTCGGGCGTGATCACCGCCGGCGGCACGCTCGGCATCCTGATCCCGCCCTCGGTGATGATCATCGTCTTCGCCGCCGTCGCCGGCCAGTCGGTGGTCAAGCTCTACGCCGCGGCCATGTTCCCCGGCTTCTTCCTGTCGCTCCTCTACCTCGCCTACATCATCGGCTGGGCGCTCCTGAACCCCTCGGTCGCCCCGAAGCTCACGGAGGAGCAGACCCGCGTGCCCGTGCCGGACTGGGTCCGCAGCTTCCAGCGCCTCTACTCGCCCAACATGGCGGCCGGCCTCGCCCGCGCCGCCGCCAGCCCGGGGCTCGCCGGCAAGGTCGAGATCGACGGCCGGCCGATGGGCTACCGGGCGATCCTGGCCAACCTCTTCTACGCCCTCGTGCCCTTCATCATGACCGCCGCGACCTTCGCGCTCATCTGGTGGTACGTGGTCATCCACCAGCAGAAGCGCGCCCTGGCGGTCCCGAGCGGCCTGGAGGAGCTCGGCGGCGGCCTTCAGGAGCTGGGCGACCCCGCGGCCGCCGAGCCCGCCGCGGCGGCCGGCCCGCCGACCGCCTTCTACATCTGGTTCGGCGTCCTGGCGCTCGCCGCCGCCGTCATGATGATCCGCTACTACCGGCGCATGGACGCCGAGCGCTTCGAGGTCGTGAAGCTGCTAACAACCTCCATCGCGCCGCTCGGCACCCTGACGGTGGTCGTCCTGGTCGTCATCCTGTTCGGCATCACCACCGCCACCGAATCGGCCGCCGTCGGCGCCGCCGGCGCCTTCCTGCTCGCCTGGCAGGCACGCACTCTCGACTGGAAGCGCACCAAGGAGGCGGTCTTCCTGACCGCCAAGACGACCGCGATGGTGTGCTGGCTCTTCGTCGGCTCCGCCCTCTTCTCCGGCGTCTTCGCCATCCTGGGCGGACAGGCGCTGATCGAGAAGTGGGTCCTGGCCTTCGACCTGAGCCCCCTGCAGTTCATGATCCTCAGCCAGGCGATCATCTTCGTGCTCGGCTGGCCGCTCGAGTGGACCGAGATCATCGTCATCTTCGTGCCGATCTTCCTGCCGCTCCTGAAGCACTTCCAGATCGACCCGATCCTCTGGGGCGTGCTGGTCTTCGTGAACCTGCAGGCGGCCTTCCTGTCGCCACCGGTCGCCATGTCGGCCTTCTACCTGAAGGGTGTCGCTCCCGCGCACGTGACCATCAACCAGATCTTCGCCGGCATGATGCCCTACATGCTGATCGTGATCCTCTGCATGGTCATCATGTACCTGTGGCCCGGCCTGACGCTCTGGCTGCCGGAATTCCTTTACGGAAACTGA
- a CDS encoding N-formylglutamate amidohydrolase — protein MRIVRDFSSDPPFEVLTPDEIRVPFLFNSPHSGTGYPQSFLDASRLDGRRIRRSEDSFVDELFGSVPAHGAPLMRANFPRAYLDVNREPYELDPKMFTGRLPAYANVRSLRVAGGLGTIARIVAEQEEIYARPLEVDEALERIEGIYKPYHAALRKMLARLHVSFGYAVLVDCHSMPSVIRGLDQRSRPDIVLGDRYGTSCWSGLVDSAVEILTGLGYAVARNKPYAGGFITEHYGRPGKGLHALQIEINRALYMNEDTYEPHAGFGRLAADLSTFVGEIVQLGASGFRSTALAAE, from the coding sequence GTGCGGATCGTCCGGGATTTTTCATCCGACCCGCCTTTCGAGGTGCTCACGCCGGACGAGATCCGCGTGCCCTTCCTGTTCAATTCGCCGCACAGCGGGACAGGCTATCCGCAGAGCTTCCTCGACGCATCACGGCTGGACGGCCGGCGCATCCGCCGATCCGAGGACAGCTTCGTCGACGAGCTCTTCGGCTCGGTGCCGGCGCACGGCGCGCCGCTCATGCGCGCCAACTTCCCGCGGGCCTATCTTGACGTGAACCGGGAGCCCTACGAGCTCGACCCGAAGATGTTCACCGGACGCCTGCCGGCCTATGCGAACGTGCGGTCGCTCAGGGTCGCGGGCGGGCTCGGGACGATCGCCCGGATCGTCGCCGAGCAGGAGGAGATCTATGCGCGGCCGCTCGAGGTCGACGAGGCCCTGGAGCGGATCGAGGGCATCTACAAGCCCTACCACGCCGCCCTGAGGAAGATGCTGGCCCGCCTCCACGTCTCCTTCGGCTACGCGGTGCTGGTCGACTGCCACTCCATGCCCTCGGTCATCCGCGGCCTCGACCAGCGCAGCCGGCCCGACATCGTGCTCGGCGACCGCTACGGGACGAGCTGCTGGTCCGGGCTCGTCGATTCGGCGGTCGAGATCCTGACCGGGCTCGGCTACGCGGTGGCGCGCAACAAGCCCTATGCAGGCGGCTTCATCACGGAGCACTATGGCCGCCCGGGGAAGGGCCTGCACGCCCTCCAGATCGAGATCAACCGCGCGCTCTACATGAACGAGGACACCTACGAGCCGCATGCCGGCTTCGGCCGCCTGGCGGCGGACCTGTCGACCTTCGTGGGCGAGATCGTTCAGCTCGGCGCCAGCGGGTTCCGGTCGACCGCCCTCGCGGCGGAGTGA
- a CDS encoding tetratricopeptide repeat protein: protein METVSPDGRPAPALQIRLLGPMAVERGGVPVDLPASRKVRALTAYLALSARPVGRGRLCEIFFEGPDDPRGELRWCLSKIRGLVDGPGTSRVVARADTVALDLADAAVDVTMVDAAFAAGLDGLPTELLDGLASLFAGDLLEGLELARSPVFDAWLAAERRRLRERHRALLDHLAARETGSARIRRLEALAALAPTELEVQRRLIGALLDEGLPAEADARVEAAVGHFQAEGLDPAPLRHMRRQLRPAAPARSAPAAVLPVDDVAPPPGPVPGGPRRASLAVMPFRAAPAEGPGGPADALATDIATRLAKLRILVVIAPASVFALRDRGMGAAEAAGLLGVDYRVTGTIRQAGGRTMVTAELAEAATGRLLWAEDYRPRAADAFLLVEEIGDRIVAAVAEEVEASERNRAILKPPNGLDAWEALHRGLWHMYRFSQDDNALARGFLARATTLDPTFSRAWAALSFTHFQDAFQGWAPREAEIGRALETAGRSLGADDRDPSAHWAMGRALWLQGRQDLALPELEQAIDLSPNFAQGHYSLAFVHSQDGDAAAAIGYSDESRRLSPFDPMLFGIYGARAMALMRLGRYAEAADWAIRAAARPNAHAHIQAIAAYALTLAGRPGEAVAYRAAIARTAPGYTVAQFLTAMRFDDEATATFRAAAERLGKER, encoded by the coding sequence GTGGAAACGGTCTCCCCGGACGGCCGGCCGGCGCCGGCGCTGCAGATCCGGCTTCTCGGGCCGATGGCGGTGGAGCGCGGCGGCGTCCCGGTCGACCTGCCGGCCTCGCGCAAGGTCCGGGCCTTGACCGCCTACCTGGCCCTTTCCGCCCGGCCGGTCGGACGCGGGCGGCTCTGCGAGATCTTCTTCGAAGGACCCGACGATCCGCGCGGCGAGCTGCGCTGGTGCCTCAGCAAGATCCGCGGTCTGGTCGACGGGCCGGGGACGTCGCGGGTGGTCGCCAGGGCCGACACGGTGGCGCTCGACCTCGCCGACGCGGCCGTCGACGTGACGATGGTCGACGCGGCCTTCGCGGCCGGGCTCGACGGGCTTCCGACCGAGCTGCTCGACGGCCTCGCGTCGCTCTTCGCCGGAGACCTGCTGGAAGGGCTCGAGCTGGCGCGGAGCCCGGTGTTCGACGCCTGGCTGGCGGCCGAGCGCCGGCGGCTCCGGGAGCGGCACCGGGCGCTTCTCGACCACCTGGCGGCGCGGGAGACCGGCAGCGCGCGGATCCGCCGTCTGGAGGCGCTGGCGGCGCTCGCCCCGACGGAGCTGGAGGTGCAGCGCCGGCTGATCGGGGCCCTGTTGGACGAGGGTCTCCCGGCCGAGGCGGACGCGCGGGTGGAGGCGGCGGTCGGCCATTTCCAGGCCGAGGGGCTCGACCCGGCGCCTCTGCGGCACATGCGGCGCCAGTTGCGCCCGGCCGCGCCGGCGCGGTCCGCTCCTGCCGCGGTCCTGCCGGTCGACGACGTCGCGCCGCCGCCCGGACCGGTCCCGGGAGGGCCGCGGCGCGCATCGCTCGCCGTCATGCCCTTCCGGGCGGCGCCGGCGGAGGGGCCGGGCGGGCCGGCCGACGCGCTCGCGACCGACATCGCCACGCGCCTCGCCAAGCTGCGGATCCTCGTCGTGATCGCGCCGGCGAGCGTCTTCGCGTTGCGCGACCGGGGCATGGGGGCCGCGGAGGCGGCGGGCCTGCTCGGCGTCGACTACCGGGTGACGGGCACCATCCGGCAGGCGGGCGGTCGCACCATGGTGACGGCGGAACTGGCGGAGGCGGCGACCGGCCGCCTGCTCTGGGCCGAGGACTACCGGCCGCGCGCGGCGGACGCCTTCCTGCTGGTGGAGGAGATCGGCGACCGGATCGTCGCGGCGGTGGCCGAGGAGGTCGAGGCCTCGGAGCGCAACCGGGCCATCCTCAAGCCCCCGAACGGTCTCGACGCCTGGGAGGCCCTGCACCGGGGGCTCTGGCACATGTACCGCTTCAGCCAGGACGACAACGCCCTGGCGCGCGGCTTCCTCGCGCGCGCCACCACGCTCGACCCGACCTTCTCGCGGGCCTGGGCGGCGCTGTCCTTCACGCATTTCCAGGACGCCTTCCAGGGCTGGGCGCCGCGGGAGGCGGAGATCGGGCGGGCGCTGGAGACCGCGGGCCGGAGCCTCGGCGCGGACGACCGGGACCCATCGGCGCACTGGGCGATGGGACGGGCGCTCTGGCTCCAGGGCCGGCAGGACCTCGCGCTGCCGGAACTCGAACAGGCGATCGACCTCAGTCCCAACTTCGCGCAAGGGCATTACAGCCTCGCCTTCGTGCACTCCCAGGACGGGGATGCCGCGGCGGCGATCGGCTATTCGGACGAGTCGCGGCGGCTCAGCCCGTTCGACCCGATGCTGTTCGGGATCTACGGCGCGCGCGCCATGGCGCTAATGCGGCTCGGCCGCTACGCCGAGGCGGCCGATTGGGCGATCCGCGCCGCCGCCCGGCCGAACGCGCATGCGCATATCCAGGCGATCGCCGCCTACGCGCTGACCCTGGCCGGCCGCCCCGGAGAGGCGGTCGCTTACCGTGCCGCGATCGCCCGGACGGCCCCGGGCTACACGGTCGCCCAGTTCCTGACCGCCATGCGCTTCGACGACGAGGCGACGGCCACGTTCCGCGCGGCGGCGGAGAGGCTGGGCAAGGAGCGGTGA
- a CDS encoding amidase, which produces MHDLNRLTAREAAALVRDGRVTALDLVDACLSRIAAREDEVRAWAHLDPGLALEEAARADRERAEGRPLGPLHGVPVALKDVIDTADYPTEHGSPAYAGRRPEADSAVAAALRAAGAVVIGKTVTCELATHVPGPTRNPADLSRSPGGSSSGSAAAVADHMVPATLGTQTLGSVIRPAAFCGVYGFKPSFGAIPRTGVLEQSPTLDTVGVFARSVEDLALLGDALFGHDPRDAATRPRSRPALLETVTAPWPVPPTFALVRSDRWADLDRDQREAIAELAGELGARVTEIEFGYAFEEGVAAARTIRIVEFARAFGPLADRSPELVHPDLRAVVEAGRDVPAVAYLDALDTRSRLGRTARSIFLDHGAILTPAALGTAPEALAGTGDPHFCSLWTLLGTPAVSLPLFESGGLPMAVQLVGDRGDDARLLRSAALLVRELAGAEA; this is translated from the coding sequence ATGCACGACCTCAACAGACTGACGGCCCGCGAGGCCGCCGCGCTCGTCCGCGACGGCCGCGTCACGGCCCTCGACCTCGTCGACGCCTGCCTCTCCCGCATCGCCGCGCGCGAGGACGAGGTGCGCGCCTGGGCCCATCTTGACCCCGGCCTCGCCCTGGAGGAGGCCGCCCGCGCCGACAGGGAACGCGCCGAAGGCCGGCCGCTCGGCCCCCTCCACGGGGTTCCGGTGGCCCTCAAGGATGTCATCGACACCGCCGACTATCCGACCGAGCACGGCTCGCCCGCCTACGCGGGCCGGCGGCCCGAAGCGGACTCCGCCGTGGCGGCGGCCCTGCGCGCGGCCGGCGCCGTCGTGATCGGCAAGACGGTCACCTGCGAGCTGGCGACCCACGTCCCCGGCCCGACCCGAAACCCGGCCGACCTCTCCCGCAGCCCCGGCGGCTCCTCGTCCGGCTCCGCCGCGGCCGTCGCCGACCACATGGTCCCCGCCACCCTCGGCACCCAGACGCTCGGCTCGGTGATCCGCCCGGCCGCCTTCTGCGGCGTATACGGCTTCAAGCCGAGCTTCGGCGCCATCCCGCGCACGGGCGTCCTGGAGCAGTCTCCGACCCTCGACACGGTCGGCGTCTTCGCCCGCTCGGTGGAGGACCTCGCGCTCCTCGGCGACGCGCTCTTCGGCCACGACCCGCGCGACGCGGCGACCCGGCCGCGGAGCCGGCCGGCGCTGCTCGAGACGGTCACGGCGCCCTGGCCGGTGCCGCCGACCTTCGCCCTCGTCCGCTCCGACCGCTGGGCCGACCTCGACCGCGACCAGCGCGAGGCGATCGCCGAGCTGGCCGGCGAGCTCGGCGCCCGGGTCACCGAGATCGAGTTCGGCTACGCCTTCGAGGAGGGCGTGGCGGCCGCCCGAACGATCCGCATCGTCGAGTTCGCGCGCGCCTTCGGGCCCCTCGCCGACCGAAGCCCGGAACTGGTCCACCCGGATCTCCGGGCCGTCGTTGAGGCGGGCCGGGACGTCCCGGCGGTCGCCTACCTGGACGCCCTCGACACCCGCAGCCGGCTCGGCCGCACGGCCCGGTCGATCTTCCTCGACCACGGCGCGATCCTGACCCCCGCCGCCCTCGGCACAGCCCCGGAGGCCCTCGCCGGCACCGGCGACCCGCATTTCTGCAGCCTCTGGACCCTGCTCGGCACCCCCGCCGTGAGCCTGCCGCTCTTCGAATCCGGCGGCCTGCCGATGGCCGTGCAGCTCGTCGGCGACCGCGGCGACGACGCCCGCCTGCTGCGCTCCGCCGCCCTCCTGGTCCGCGAGCTCGCCGGGGCCGAAGCCTGA
- the cpdR gene encoding cell cycle two-component system response regulator CpdR encodes MTRILLAEDDNDMRRFLAKALQSAGYDVVSFDNGKSAYERLREEPFTLLLTDIVMPEMDGIELARRATQLDPDLKVMFITGFAAVALNPDSNAPKDAKVLSKPFHLRDLVREVEKLVAA; translated from the coding sequence ATGACGCGCATTCTCCTCGCCGAAGACGACAACGACATGCGTCGTTTCCTCGCCAAGGCCCTGCAGAGCGCCGGCTACGACGTCGTGTCGTTCGACAACGGCAAGAGCGCCTACGAACGGCTGCGCGAAGAGCCCTTCACGCTGCTCCTGACCGATATCGTGATGCCCGAGATGGACGGTATCGAACTCGCCCGGCGCGCAACCCAGCTCGACCCCGACCTGAAGGTGATGTTCATCACCGGCTTCGCGGCCGTGGCGCTCAACCCCGATTCGAACGCCCCCAAGGACGCCAAGGTGCTCTCCAAGCCCTTCCACCTGCGCGATCTCGTTCGCGAGGTCGAGAAACTGGTGGCCGCGTAA
- a CDS encoding TRAP transporter substrate-binding protein, giving the protein MSEEKKVGRRRFLTGSAVAAAAVAAPSVVKAQGPISMRWQSTWPSKDIFHEYAQDFAKKVNDMTGGDLKIEVLPAGAVVPAFGLLEAVSKGTLDGGHGVLVYHYGKQTALALWGSGPGFAMDANMLLAWHKYGGGKELLAKLYDSIGANVVSFPYGPMPTQPLGWFKNPIAKEEDLKGLKYRTVGISIDVFTALGAAVNALPGGEIVSAMDRGLLDAAEFNNASSDRVLGFPDVSKVCMLQSYHQNAEQFEIMFNKDRYNALPEKMRAIIANAVDAASADMSWKAIDRYSTDYAEMQTKDKVRFFKTPDAILKRQLEVYDQVTAKKSGENPLFKEILESQIAFARRATRWEQDTVVSRRMAYDHYFGANGTLRRT; this is encoded by the coding sequence ATGTCGGAAGAGAAGAAAGTCGGACGTCGCCGATTCCTGACCGGTTCGGCCGTGGCCGCTGCGGCCGTGGCCGCCCCCTCGGTCGTGAAGGCCCAGGGGCCGATCAGCATGCGCTGGCAGTCGACCTGGCCATCGAAGGACATCTTCCACGAATACGCCCAGGACTTCGCCAAGAAGGTCAACGACATGACCGGCGGCGACCTGAAGATCGAGGTGCTCCCGGCGGGCGCCGTCGTGCCGGCCTTCGGCCTGCTCGAGGCCGTGTCCAAGGGCACGCTCGACGGCGGCCACGGGGTGCTCGTCTACCACTACGGCAAGCAGACCGCCCTCGCCCTTTGGGGCTCCGGCCCGGGCTTCGCCATGGACGCCAACATGCTGCTCGCCTGGCACAAGTACGGCGGCGGCAAGGAGCTCCTCGCCAAGCTCTATGATTCGATCGGCGCCAACGTGGTGTCCTTCCCCTACGGCCCGATGCCGACCCAGCCGCTCGGCTGGTTCAAGAACCCGATCGCCAAGGAGGAGGACCTGAAGGGCCTCAAGTACCGGACGGTCGGCATCTCGATCGACGTCTTCACCGCGCTCGGCGCCGCCGTGAACGCGCTTCCGGGCGGCGAGATCGTCTCCGCCATGGACCGCGGCCTCCTCGACGCCGCCGAGTTCAACAACGCTTCGTCGGACCGCGTGCTCGGCTTCCCGGACGTCTCCAAGGTCTGCATGCTGCAGAGCTACCACCAGAACGCCGAGCAGTTCGAGATCATGTTCAACAAGGACCGCTACAACGCGCTCCCCGAGAAGATGCGCGCCATCATCGCCAACGCGGTGGACGCAGCCTCGGCCGACATGTCCTGGAAGGCGATCGACCGCTACTCGACCGACTACGCCGAGATGCAGACCAAGGACAAGGTCCGCTTCTTCAAGACGCCCGACGCGATCCTCAAGCGCCAGCTCGAGGTCTACGACCAGGTCACGGCCAAGAAGTCCGGCGAGAACCCGCTCTTCAAGGAGATCCTGGAGAGCCAGATCGCCTTCGCGCGGCGGGCCACCCGCTGGGAGCAGGACACGGTGGTCAGCCGCCGCATGGCCTACGACCACTACTTCGGCGCGAACGGCACGCTCCGCAGAACCTGA